Proteins encoded within one genomic window of Streptomyces kaniharaensis:
- a CDS encoding DUF3592 domain-containing protein — translation MGGTAGFAVVVFGGLGGVVAYLAGVVGLRDLRRLRRVGVPVRALVRERVPAPEDRALPPRPLLQFETEDGRVVEVFSPVPSTRSHPLPDGGYVPIRYDPADPRQVVVEGRERRPLEYAFVALGMAMVLVAVTLAVTVL, via the coding sequence GTGGGCGGGACGGCGGGGTTCGCCGTGGTGGTGTTCGGCGGTCTGGGCGGCGTGGTCGCCTACCTCGCCGGCGTCGTCGGGCTGCGCGACCTCCGGCGGCTGCGCCGGGTCGGCGTGCCCGTCCGGGCGCTGGTGCGCGAGCGTGTCCCCGCCCCCGAGGACCGTGCGCTGCCGCCGCGCCCGCTGCTGCAGTTCGAGACCGAGGACGGCCGCGTGGTCGAGGTCTTCTCCCCCGTCCCGTCCACCCGTAGCCACCCCCTCCCCGACGGCGGCTACGTGCCCATCCGCTACGACCCGGCCGACCCCCGGCAGGTCGTCGTCGAAGGCCGCGAGCGGCGGCCGCTGGAGTACGCCTTCGTGGCGCTCGGGATGGCGATGGTGCTGGTCGCCGTGACCCTGGCCGTCACCGTCCTCTGA